One genomic window of Syngnathoides biaculeatus isolate LvHL_M chromosome 13, ASM1980259v1, whole genome shotgun sequence includes the following:
- the klhl14 gene encoding kelch-like protein 14 isoform X2, producing MSRSGDRTSTFDPAHSDALLHGLNLLWRKQLFCDVTLTAQGQHFHCHKAVLASCSQYFRSLFSSHNAISNNEGGKGDQGSSGTPSSSPDDKLVTPGARPINNLVLQGCSSIGLRLVLEYLYTANVTLSLDTVEEVLSVSKILNIPQITKLSVQFLNDQISVQNYKQICKIAALHGLDETKKLANKYLVEDVLLLNFEEMCAMLDALPPPVESELALFQMSVLWLEHDRETRMHYAPDLMKRLRFALIPAPELVERVQSVDFMRSDPVCQKLLLDAMNYHLMPFRQHCKQTTASRIRSNKRMLLLVGGLPPGPDRLPSNLVQYYDDEKKTWKILTIMPYNSAHHCVVEVENFLLLLGGEDQWNPNGKHSTNFVSRYDPRFNSWIQLPPMQERRASFFACRLDKHLYVIGGRNETGYLSSVESYNLETNEWNYVSSLPQPLAAHAGAVHNGKIYISGGVHNGEYVSWLYCYDPVMDVWARKQDMNTKRAIHTLAGMNDRLYAIGGNHLKDVMLVECYDPKADQWNILQTPILEGRSGPGCAVLDDSIFLVGGYSWSMGAYKSSTICYSPEKASWTELEGEVAEPLAGPACSTVILPACLPFNK from the exons ATGTCCAGATCGGGTGACAGAACGTCCACCTTTGACCCGGCGCACAGTGACGCCCTGCTGCACGGGCTCAACCTGCTGTGGAGGAAGCAGCTCTTCTGCGATGTCACCCTCACCGCCCAAGGGCAGCACTTCCACTGCCACAAAGCGGTGCTGGCGTCCTGCTCCCAGTACTTCAGGTCGCTCTTCTCCTCCCACAACGCCATCAGCAACAACGAGGGCGGCAAGGGGGACCAGGGCAGCAGCGGCACCCCTTCGTCCTCGCCCGACGACAAGCTGGTGACCCCCGGCGCCAGGCCCATCAATAATCTGGTCCTGCAGGGCTGCTCGTCCATCGGACTGAGACTCGTGCTGGAGTACCTGTACACGGCCAACGTGACTCTTTCCCTGGACACGGTGGAAGAGGTCCTGTCGGTCAGCAAGATCCTCAACATCCCCCAGATCACCAAGCTCAGCGTGCAGTTTCTCAACGACCAGATCTCGGTGCAGAACTACAAGCAGATCTGCAAGATCGCCGCCCTCCACGGACTGGACGAGACCAAGAAGCTGGCCAACAAGTACCTGGTGGAGGACGTGCTCCTGCTCAACTTCGAGGAGATGTGCGCCATGCTGGACGCTCTGCCGCCGCCGGTGGAGTCGGAGCTGGCGCTCTTTCAGATGTCGGTGCTGTGGCTGGAGCACGACCGCGAGACCCGCATGCACTACGCGCCGGACCTGATGAAGAGGCTCCGCTTCGCTCTCATCCCGGCTCCGGAGCTGGTGGAGAGGGTGCAGTCGGTGGACTTCATGAGGAGTGACCCCGTGTGCCAGAAGCTGCTGCTGGATGCCATGAACTACCACCTGATGCCCTTCAGGCAGCACTGCAAGCAGACCACGGCCAGCAG AATCCGTTCGAACAAGAGAATGCTGTTACTGGTGGGTGGCTTGCCCCCCGGACCCGATCGCCTCCCCAGTAATTTGGTCCAGTACTATGACGACGAAAAAAAGACATGGAAGATTCTCACAA TAATGCCTTACAACAGCGCTCATCACTGCGTTGTGGAGGTGGAGAACTTCCTGCTGCTGCTCGGCGGAGAGGACCAGTGGAACCCCAACG GAAAACACAGCACAAATTTTGTCAGTCGCTACGATCCCAGATTCAACAGTTGGATACAACTTCCTCCGATGCAGGAGAG GAGAGCCAGCTTCTTCGCCTGCCGCCTGGACAAGCACCTGTACGTGATCGGCGGCCGCAACGAGACGGGCTACCTCTCCAGCGTGGAGTCGTACAACCTGGAGACCAACGAGTGGAATTACGTGTCGTCGCTTCCGCAGCCCCTGGCCGCCCACGCGGGAGCCGTTCACAACGGCAAGATCTACATATCAG GCGGGGTCCACAACGGCGAGTATGTGTCGTGGCTGTACTGCTACGACCCCGTGATGGACGTGTGGGCCCGCAAGCAGGACATGAACACAAAGCGCGCCATTCACACGCTGGCCGGGATGAACGACCGCCTTTACGCCATCGGGGGGAACCATTTAAAAG ACGTGATGTTAGTGGAGTGTTACGACCCCAAGGCGGACCAGTGGAACATCCTGCAGACGCCCATCCTGGAGGGGCGCAGCGGGCCGGGCTGCGCCGTCCTCGACGACAGCATCTTCCTCGTGGGCGGCTACAGCTGGAGCATG GGGGCGTATAAATCATCAACCATCTGCTACAGCCCGGAGAAGGCGTCATGGACAGAGTTGGAAGGCGAGGTGGCGGAACCTCTGGCGGGCCCGGCTTGCTCCACAGTCATCCTGCCCGCCTGCCTCCCGTTCAACAAATGA
- the klhl14 gene encoding kelch-like protein 14 isoform X1 produces MSRSGDRTSTFDPAHSDALLHGLNLLWRKQLFCDVTLTAQGQHFHCHKAVLASCSQYFRSLFSSHNAISNNEGGKGDQGSSGTPSSSPDDKLVTPGARPINNLVLQGCSSIGLRLVLEYLYTANVTLSLDTVEEVLSVSKILNIPQITKLSVQFLNDQISVQNYKQICKIAALHGLDETKKLANKYLVEDVLLLNFEEMCAMLDALPPPVESELALFQMSVLWLEHDRETRMHYAPDLMKRLRFALIPAPELVERVQSVDFMRSDPVCQKLLLDAMNYHLMPFRQHCKQTTASRIRSNKRMLLLVGGLPPGPDRLPSNLVQYYDDEKKTWKILTIMPYNSAHHCVVEVENFLLLLGGEDQWNPNGKHSTNFVSRYDPRFNSWIQLPPMQERRASFFACRLDKHLYVIGGRNETGYLSSVESYNLETNEWNYVSSLPQPLAAHAGAVHNGKIYISGGVHNGEYVSWLYCYDPVMDVWARKQDMNTKRAIHTLAGMNDRLYAIGGNHLKGFSHLDVMLVECYDPKADQWNILQTPILEGRSGPGCAVLDDSIFLVGGYSWSMGAYKSSTICYSPEKASWTELEGEVAEPLAGPACSTVILPACLPFNK; encoded by the exons ATGTCCAGATCGGGTGACAGAACGTCCACCTTTGACCCGGCGCACAGTGACGCCCTGCTGCACGGGCTCAACCTGCTGTGGAGGAAGCAGCTCTTCTGCGATGTCACCCTCACCGCCCAAGGGCAGCACTTCCACTGCCACAAAGCGGTGCTGGCGTCCTGCTCCCAGTACTTCAGGTCGCTCTTCTCCTCCCACAACGCCATCAGCAACAACGAGGGCGGCAAGGGGGACCAGGGCAGCAGCGGCACCCCTTCGTCCTCGCCCGACGACAAGCTGGTGACCCCCGGCGCCAGGCCCATCAATAATCTGGTCCTGCAGGGCTGCTCGTCCATCGGACTGAGACTCGTGCTGGAGTACCTGTACACGGCCAACGTGACTCTTTCCCTGGACACGGTGGAAGAGGTCCTGTCGGTCAGCAAGATCCTCAACATCCCCCAGATCACCAAGCTCAGCGTGCAGTTTCTCAACGACCAGATCTCGGTGCAGAACTACAAGCAGATCTGCAAGATCGCCGCCCTCCACGGACTGGACGAGACCAAGAAGCTGGCCAACAAGTACCTGGTGGAGGACGTGCTCCTGCTCAACTTCGAGGAGATGTGCGCCATGCTGGACGCTCTGCCGCCGCCGGTGGAGTCGGAGCTGGCGCTCTTTCAGATGTCGGTGCTGTGGCTGGAGCACGACCGCGAGACCCGCATGCACTACGCGCCGGACCTGATGAAGAGGCTCCGCTTCGCTCTCATCCCGGCTCCGGAGCTGGTGGAGAGGGTGCAGTCGGTGGACTTCATGAGGAGTGACCCCGTGTGCCAGAAGCTGCTGCTGGATGCCATGAACTACCACCTGATGCCCTTCAGGCAGCACTGCAAGCAGACCACGGCCAGCAG AATCCGTTCGAACAAGAGAATGCTGTTACTGGTGGGTGGCTTGCCCCCCGGACCCGATCGCCTCCCCAGTAATTTGGTCCAGTACTATGACGACGAAAAAAAGACATGGAAGATTCTCACAA TAATGCCTTACAACAGCGCTCATCACTGCGTTGTGGAGGTGGAGAACTTCCTGCTGCTGCTCGGCGGAGAGGACCAGTGGAACCCCAACG GAAAACACAGCACAAATTTTGTCAGTCGCTACGATCCCAGATTCAACAGTTGGATACAACTTCCTCCGATGCAGGAGAG GAGAGCCAGCTTCTTCGCCTGCCGCCTGGACAAGCACCTGTACGTGATCGGCGGCCGCAACGAGACGGGCTACCTCTCCAGCGTGGAGTCGTACAACCTGGAGACCAACGAGTGGAATTACGTGTCGTCGCTTCCGCAGCCCCTGGCCGCCCACGCGGGAGCCGTTCACAACGGCAAGATCTACATATCAG GCGGGGTCCACAACGGCGAGTATGTGTCGTGGCTGTACTGCTACGACCCCGTGATGGACGTGTGGGCCCGCAAGCAGGACATGAACACAAAGCGCGCCATTCACACGCTGGCCGGGATGAACGACCGCCTTTACGCCATCGGGGGGAACCATTTAAAAG GCTTCTCTCATTTAGACGTGATGTTAGTGGAGTGTTACGACCCCAAGGCGGACCAGTGGAACATCCTGCAGACGCCCATCCTGGAGGGGCGCAGCGGGCCGGGCTGCGCCGTCCTCGACGACAGCATCTTCCTCGTGGGCGGCTACAGCTGGAGCATG GGGGCGTATAAATCATCAACCATCTGCTACAGCCCGGAGAAGGCGTCATGGACAGAGTTGGAAGGCGAGGTGGCGGAACCTCTGGCGGGCCCGGCTTGCTCCACAGTCATCCTGCCCGCCTGCCTCCCGTTCAACAAATGA